A segment of the Lycium ferocissimum isolate CSIRO_LF1 chromosome 5, AGI_CSIRO_Lferr_CH_V1, whole genome shotgun sequence genome:
CCGAATCcattttatgtcatttttaacaaactaaaaagaaagaatCATATAATAAAATGAAGAATCCTATCGAAACAAATTAAATCCGATATTCTCTTTTTAAATCTTTCTGACTTGCTTCTACAAAATTATAGTCGAAAAGATTGAAAAAACTAATCATTCACAACCACTTATGAAGGATTCTTCAAAGAAGTACGGATTCGATTTTATACATACACTAGGAAAGTAATCAAAAAGAAAGAGACTACCAActaacaaaattttaatttttgtcatacTACAAAAGAGAGGTCTTGAGTTTCTAATTTTGTTTCAGGCAAAAAAGAGAATGGTGAAATTGATTCAAAATATTATCCAAGAAAAGAGGGACAAGAATAATGTGTCAACAGAAAATGAAGATGTGGCTGATGTTTTGCTAAATGATACAAGCGAAGAACTAACAGATGAACTAATATCGGACAACATGATTGACTTGATGATACCTGGTGAAGATTCAGTTCCTGTCCTTATAACTCTTGCTGTAAAATACCTTTCAGATTCTCCTGCTGCTCTCCAACAATTGACGGTATGTGTCACTAGAAAATACTATTTGTATTCAATGTTTACATCAATATTAGGTGtcataaaattagctcatgaaaatatgaacaATTTAATTTGTCCAAGTTCAATTAACCGTTTTATTTATTAACTCAGCCTATTTAGACCCGCTTAATTCAACCTATTTAAAAGTTAGCTGATATGTTGCCTAAATTGACCCATGAGaaatttgtcaaaatattttttaaaaaatacttttttatttgatttgttatgCATAGATTAATAAGGTACGtaaacaaattataagaaaataaacaaagaaattaaaaaataatgtacTAGTAACAATTGGACGGATTGGGCTATGACTTGTTATTTAACTCAATTCGCTTCATAACGCGTCGAATTCACGATTATGTGATAAAGTGAGGGTAAGAATATATATTCAGTAAGCATGAATATATCATCAAGGATTGTGGTGGATGAATAGAAAATTCCTTTGCCCGTAATCAAATGTTTCGGATTTAAACTTAGGAAACATTTTTTAATAGGCTTTATACAACACGAATTCTAATTAATTTAGATCGCTGATATTATCTATAGATGCAATCAATGTTCCATATGCTTCACGACCAAAAAGCTTACTTATTAACACCTTTGGCTTTTTAACACTTCAATTTTTACTAGTACTAAAGTACTAAGTACTAATAATGATTAATGAGAACCTAATAATGATTAATGAGAATGACACATACTTTATACTGTTCTTTCCACTTGTAAATAGTTATTTATCCATTCAATTTCTCTATTACTGTGTGTAATTAATTATTACCATGATGGTACTTTATTTATAGGAGGAGAACCTGAAATTAAAGAAGCTGAAAGAGAAGCAAGGAGAAACACTAGTATGGAGCGACTATTTATCATTACCATTTACACAGAACGTAAGTCATTTGATAATATTTCTTCTCAGTGCTCTTAATTAAGTTCATTCAATAAACATATTAGATAAAGAAATTGATGACAAATTAATAACTGCTGTTGCTATAGGTGATATCAGAGACATTAAGGATGGGAAACATAATAATAGGGGTAATGAGGAAAGCAGTGAAAGATGTGGAGATTAAAGGATATTTGATTCCAAAAGGATGGTGTACTTTGACATATTTTAGATCAGTTCATCTTGATGATAATCTCTATGACTTCCCTTATCAGTTTAATCCCTGGCGCTGGCAAGTAAGCACAAacaatatttttgaaatactttaattttattaatatttgtAACTTATACTATTTTTAATACCGTTTCcaaatatatatgatgatgatacacAGAACAAAGACACGAATAATTGTAACTTCACCCCCTTTGGAGGTGGACAAAGGCTGTGCCCAGGACTTGACCTTGCTAGGCTGGAAGCTTCTATCTTCCTCCACCACTTCACTACTCAAATCAGGTTAGAACATGTTTATGATATTTGTGGTTGTAAAGTATGTtattaaaggtaaaattaaaaaaattaataacgattttagtccctcatttatttataatttctaattctaattttagtatttgttttatttgattaaaTACATCTAACCTTCAATATTGATGAAAACGTGCGTTTTTAATCTTTTTGCTCGTCAATATTCACAAATTACTCAAATTATTAGTCGTTTCATGGTTTAGTTACTCATATCTTACGTTTAAGTTAGTATTGTTACTCCATATTTAAGGCTAACATAGTTTTAAAAATAGTCTGAATATAATATATTCCCATATAAACAGACAAAAAACGCATACTTTAactaattgaaggttaaataaaCTGAGTCATATATCACAAGAACAAAGTAGAATTTATCAATAATTGAGGGACCAAAAATGTTATTACTCCGGAACAATTTAAacagaataaaaagaaaagaatgtcaTATACTAAAATGTAGAGAGGAGTGAGTAATTATATGAAAGCAGCTgaattaatcttttttttttttttctctctgcATGTTAAAAATTACGTATATATACGTGCAGGTGGGTGGCTGAGGAGGATTCAATTATCAACTTTCCCACAGTAAGAATGAAGAGAGGAATGCCTGTTTGGATTAAAAGGAGAGAACAGTAGAAAAGATCATGCAACAACATCAATACTTTAGAAGCTAAGAATACAAACAAAAGACTactagaaaaggaaaaaaaaattgcaacacaCGCGTGGAGGGACAATATTTGAAGCTGACATATCTGTCCTTTTCCAATTTGTATGAAGTTTTGCTATGTTTAGATGACTTAGCTTTACACTTAATTGTGTTCCACTTTCATATTCCTGTCATAATCTGTACAAACGCAATAAAAGAGACCATTGAAGGTGACTCGAAGGGCCAATCTATGAGACTATgactatgtacatatatatagagagagagagaattaacTGAATATTATTACAATGTTTGGACATATAATAttcaagcaaaaattaaagttgcATCTACGGGACCAATTCAATGTATTCAATTCGTAGTTACTTTTATACTATATTCAATTTGGCTATATTTGAATAATAAAAATTCACAATACAGGCGAAAAGACCGATATCCTCCAAAGTTACTTTTTCGAAAAGAACTTCCAAcagaaaaatactttttaaaataatcagATTTTGACAGTTTCGTCAAATTTGATACTAATAACATTTTGCAACTACTTCTATTATTTTTCAAGCATTCTTCCTTGCAGCTTGTTAGTCTTACATTAAAAATATGTCTTTGGAAAGCTAATTGCTGATTTATTTATTCCTTCTCCAAATAATATGAATTTTTGCTTATGTTTAGATGACTCAGCTTTTACTGGGACCCCATTAGAGATTTTCACTTAATTGTGTTCCACTTTCTCATTCTTGTCACTAATCTGTACAAAcgcaaaacaaaaaacaaaaaacaaaaaacaaaaaaaaacaaaaaaacaaaaaaaaaaaaaaaaagagaggattttttgtgattttttgtgGCTAAAAGCGCCAATCAATGACTTTAGAAGTGCACAAATATCCGATTTTAGTGTCACAAACTAAATTTTGCTCTAAGCTTACATATTTGGCAGAGTTGCCAATATTTTAAAAGGCCAAAGCGTGAGACAggacttttttttgtttatttaataCAAGGTGAGGTGTAAGTCTCCAGATATGTGCCATAAGCTTTGTGgatctttaattttataataaaatggcataatacacaaaaaatgtAGAAAGTATATTaaagtttaataaattaaagaaaCTCATAGAAAACAAAATATCTAGCAAtttttacaagtataaacaatGAAATAGTGTTAAAGTTATCATAAGCTACAGGGGCGGACCCACCCTATTAGGAGGGGGGTCACGTGTCCCCCCTAACCTCGGGAATACCTGTACATATATGGTGTATATACcttaaagaatatatatatatataagaggacAATTGAGAGATATCCATTGCTTTGGTGCATTTGGTTGTTGTGCCCCTTAGGTCCTTATATGATAGCTAGGTTCGAGTCTCGCTTGCAGCacctttatttctattttttgttgagtttgtctTGTTTCCGTTCTAAAcctatttttttcttgagtttGTCTTGTTTCCGTTCTAAACCTATTTTCGTTTCTTCCAATTTTGAAGTTTATACTTTATACTACTACTTTACCAATAACTTAGCATAATTATTAAGTTTTCAAAGAGTTGCACGCCAAACTTTCACATAATAAGTGACATATTTATATTAAGGCAGTGGTCATTGGTGCCCCCTCTGTGTCAAAACCCTAAGCCGCCTCTGATGAGATACAAATCATTATATTGTCTTAAATTCCAAACAACTGAAAATCACTATTTCTTAAAGAATATTATCAAACTACACATATTATCTCCCTAGATGTAAATGATCAATAAAAGATATCAGtactataattaaaaaaaaattctttcatgAATAAATACAATTTCAAATAGCAAAATAATAAGAGTCTAATAATTTTGAGAGACATAGAACTAATACATGAAAATCAATAAAAAGTGAAGATTTAAAATTCATTGTCTGGCTATTTTCAAAAGGATGATCAAAGGATATTCATCCACGATGTCTCAATTAGTAATTATGCAATATTATGACCATTTATTTGAGTCACtcttaatatttatattttcatagGTTAAATTGAACTTTTATTATTCATTTGTTAAAGATATTCTTATTATTCTATTCATAAACTACGGGGAAGATAAACGTAATATCCTAAATTACGAGGAATGTAAGCGTTACGAAACTAAACCTATTTCATGTATACAATATTTATTCaaaactttatttaaaaaactaatattattttacaaaataatatattatattatattatcggcatacacgtgcaacgcatGTGCGGAGAAACTAGTTATACAAAACTATCCATAAcaaattgttttaaaaagaCATTTTCCTATAATACATAGGGAACAATCTCGTCCTTTCAAAATTGTAGGTATCCATTAATCTTAGAAATTATTTCGCCTTTATCTTTAATTTGTTTCATATTACGAGATTTTAGAATCTCACCCGCTTTGACCATCCTCCCCTTCACGCACGGGTTCACGTGATTGTCATCAATGCATGAGATTTAAGAAATTTCATCACCTGAATTCCCgtcatttttttccttacatTGACTCAATTtgaattattataaaaaataaaataaagaagacgAGCGTAATATCATAAACCACGAAGAACACAACCGTGTTACGAAGccaaacctaaaaaaaaaactgaaataaaTTCCTATTTTCAAGGAAATATTTCTCGTAAATAAAACTTTTAGTGCaaccaaaacaagaaaaattacgaaaacattctagaaaatatttaaatatttttctaattataaaaaattattataatgaCAGTATATATACCTTAAGCTATTTTTGCTATCAAAGCACCCCCACCCCTTGTGCTACTGTCACTCAGCGTACTCGGTTCTGCTAGAATATGAGTAGTACAATCTTTTTCTTTCGGTGGGACGGGCTTGGCTATAACGGATTCAACTTCCCTGTTTTCTCAAGGTTtcattccttttttattttgacaGTTTTTTAAGTCGAGGAAAATCTCCTCTAATTCTTGTGAATGGAGAATTTTAGGGTTTTATTTGTATTAAATTCTTCCATATGATGTTGAATAAAAAGGAATCTTGATCTTATAAATCGGAAATAACACCTGCATGTGTAACAGACAAGCAGAGCACAAAAGGAAAATGCAGCAAAGCATGTTGCTTCGCCAAGTTTTATGGAagcaaaagtttttttttttttttttttaaaggattctcTTTTTAGAGAGTTGAGTTTTTTAGCCAGAAAattgtttttgagtagtagaagaaattatttttcagaTGAGGAAAAAGAAAGGTTTTCCTTGAGAACACTTTTGGAATATTGGCAAAGTTATTTTTTCGAAAAGAACTTCGgacataaaataattttttctgtCTAATAACCGTAGTGTCCTTGCAAGCTTGCACACACCTCAATTAATTCTACAGGATACTTGCAACCTCGtcaaaaaacacttttcaaaatgaacagattttgaaaattttgccaaataGGCTATTAATGACATTTGGCAACTACTTATATTATAGAGAATCATGTCGTTTTGTAGAATCTTTACCTTTTGGTATATCTTTTGCTTTCATCGtgtatttatatttattcaagactttaatataataatactaatactatTTTACAAAATAATGTACTATATACTTCGGCATACATGTGCAACGCACGTGTATACAAAAACTATCCATGGCAaactgttttaaaaaaaaaaaaaaaagacattttcCTATAATAAATAGGGAACAATCTCATTCATTAAGTGGTAGATATCCATCAACCTCAGAAATTATTTCACCTTTATGTCTATTTCATAAtatgagattttaaaattttcaccCGCTTTGACCATTTTCCCCTCACGTGCGTTTCATGTGATCGTCTTCAATGCATGAGATTTAAGAAATCTCATCACCCGAATCTCCcgttattattttttctttttcttatattgACACAAtttgaattattaaaaaaattaaaataaagaagGTGAATGTAATATCATAGACCACGAAGAAGGTACGCAACCGCGTTACGAAGCCAAATCTAAAAGGAAATTTCTTAAATAAATTCCtatttttcaggaaaatatttagtgcaaccaaacaagaaaaattacgaaacattttagaaaatatttgaTAGTGATAACGTctaaatccactcctcaaataAAAAGTGTACACGGTTATATACAATATAATTAAttcaactatgagtcggggtcgaatcccacagggaacaatatactaggcgatcaAGCAAGTAAGAAATTTTCACTTTCTACGTTAAGCTaaacacttgataatattttgattttcagAATATAACTAATGCGGaaatataaagtaaaatgatcaatggccacaagcataaatACAAGGGCCTCTCAAGTAACGATTTTAAAACCAAGAGCGAGTCTATGTTAAttgataatgatttctaaaatctcattgaaagtcttccaaccaaatcaatgaatttcactctaagttTTTCCCAGCCTTAGAGTATGGtattaggcacaatcaatttaacctcaagttaactatcttattcctagctcaagttattaaaTGAGGTTTAAAGTCCCGAATCGTTGTTAATTAGTTTTTTCCAACCTTaattttcctcttccgagctcaaatcgaagtaaatgggcgagtcttagggttagctaatcccttgagaaatattaaataacaagattatttaaagaaacaaagactcACTTCATTAAttgttcaatacataagcaaaacaagagatttaatccaacacttgataatgaataatctcataaacaagattccAGTGAAAGAATACTAAacacttaaatattcaatacaaaacaaggaattgaagaaaggtttaagaaatttctcattAAAGTGCTCTATCTTCTCCTCCAATGATGCAGTTGATGAAACCTTAGCTCTCCAAGATTTGTATGTAACGGCCAAAGATGaagattccccccccccccccccccaaccaaaAGTCTTGCTTTTATGGATTCCCAATCTTCTCAAATAAAGATATGATCAAAACGGCCCCAAAATTTCAGCATttaaattttggccctttttgcATTTCTAGTCACTTTTCACATTTTAATCAATTTTGACTTcctttttacttgttttcacttgatttctttccCGAtaacttctaaatcacataaaaactATAGAATGGAAGTAAACGACCTTAAATGCACAATTTTATCAATCAAGCATAGCaacaatctaagattaaagaagaaataagttggtaaaataccagcTTATCAAACCCCCAAACTTAAATTATTGtttgtcctcaagcaaatcaaaactCACAATTTGCTTCAAAGGAATCAACATTTAAGCTCAACAGTGCATCAACATCATaccaagtcaaaaaaaaaaaaatccactttAAGAACAAGCACATGACTTTGATTGGtaccaacaattaatccaaGACATATGATTCACCAACAACTTCTCaagaatttcatttcattcaagTGCTTAAACACCAAGTTAATCAAAGTAGCAATCAAGTCATGATACTAAAGCTTAAAAGTTTGCCTCATTATTGCAAAACAACTTTCTTTTATTCATTCATCTCAATTGAATATGGaacaaattcacaactcaaattCTCATGTGCCATCACAATAAAGAGAGAATCCCAATCCATAAAATgcaattcaaaatacaaataAGATATCAAATGGAAAGAATTAACTCTCTTCTCTCACAAAGATGTTCAAATGCACAAGTagtaccataagcttgcccttcatgtatttctccATTAATGTAAACACACTTGGTTCAAATTCAATTAGAACTTAACgagttgtaatgtaggcttttgGTTAAGGTAGGAGCATAATTTGAAAATAGTGACTCAAAACCTCCCTAAGCATTACAATTTTCAACAATCAAAGCATACTTCCTTTAAAACTTTTCCGcccttttcttcatcttttcatttCAACACCTAATCTTTCATTTATTCACAATCatttattcttccttttttttttctttattctttttgttgttgtttttttttaaaaaaaatacaggaaggttccactttttttttaattttttttttttttttttaccctttctCCGTTTAACCAACTTCCACACAACTTTTCCAGCCATCACCCCAAAACTTCAACAAAGCATGTTGCTTGGCCAAGTTTTATGGAAGCAAAAGTATTGCAAAAAAAAGATTCTCGTTTTAGAGAGTTGAGTTATTTGGCTAGGCTTTCAGGAATAGTATTTTTGAATAGTAACAGAACTCTTTTTCAGAAGCGGAAAAAGAAAGGTTTTCGCCAAGAACACTTTTGAAACATtggcaaaattatttttttgaattgaTTAGCCAAATAAAAATTGCTATTttccaaagttatttttttgaaaGGAACTTCGGACATAAAACAGTTTTTTTCTAATAACCGTGGTGTTCTGGCCAGCTTGCACGCACCTCAAGTCCTCAACTAATTCTACAGGATACCTGCAACCTcgacaaaaaatatttttcaaaataagcagatTTTGAATATTTGGCCATAGGCTATTAATGACATTTTGCAATTACTTGTATTATAGACTTATATTATAGAGAATCATGTCTTTTTGTAGATTCTTTGCCTTTAGtatttcttttacttccatcttgaatattatatatattcaaaactttattttaataatactaatactattttaaaaaataatgtacTGTATGATTCGGCTCCGCACGTGCGTTTATGTACTGTATGATTCGGCTCCACACGTGCAATGCACGTGCGGAGaaactatttatacaaaaattattcatagcaaattgttttaaaaaaagacaTTTTTCTATAATAAATATGGAATAATCTCGGTCGTTAAGTTGTAGATATCCATCGACCTTAGAAATTATTTCGcctttatctttatttcatattACAAGATTTTAAAAATCACACCCGCTTTGACCATTTCCCTGCGCGTGATCTTCATCAATGCATGAGATTTAAGAAATCTCATCACCCGAATCTCCcgtttttttttcccttacaTTGTCGCAATTTGaattattataaaataaattaaaataaagaagGTAAACGTAATATCACAAACTAGAAGGAAGGTATGTAACCACATTACGAAACCAAACCTAAAAGAAAATTTCTGAAATAAACTCCTATTTTcaggaaattattttttacttaaGCAAATAGTTTTCCAAATACTTAGTtcaaccaaaccaaaaaaaaaaacatttcaataTCTTCCCGATAGTATAaaaactattattattatgacaGTATATATACCTTTAAGCTATTTTTGCTCTGGTGCTACTATCACTCAAGAGTCTCAGAGTACTCTGTTCTGTTAGAATATCAGTTGTACCATCTTTTTCTTTCGGCGGGACGGGCTTGGCTTTAACGGATTCAAAATCACTCTCTAAACCATTCTCCAGCAGGCACCTCTTCACCAGCGTCCGGGGTTTGTCGTTGTTCAACTTCCCTGTTTTCTCAAGGTTTGAAAATCCTATCTTTCCCCTGTTTCATTtcgttattttttattttgacagTTCTTTTTTAGTCAAGGAGAATATCCTCTTTGTTCTTATGAATGGAGAATTAGGTTTTTACTTATGTTTTAATTCTTCCATATGCTGTTGAATAAAAAGGAATCATGATCTTATAAACTGAGAATAACACCTGCATGTGTAAAAGACAAGTAGAGCTCACAAGGAAAATGTAGCAAAACTTGTTGCTTGGCCAAGTTTTATGGAAGCAAAAGTATtctaaaaaaagatttttgtttTAGAGAGTTGAGTTGTTTGGCTAAGCTTTTTGGAAAACAAATTGAGTGGTAGCAGAAACCGAAAAAGATAGTTTTTCCCCCGAAAAAAGTGTTTCTCGAATTGattagcaaaataaaaattgttatTTCCCAAAGTTATTTTTTCGAAAAGAACTTCGGACAAAAAATGATTTCTTTTTATTAACCACGGTGTCTGGGACATCTTGCGCacacctcgactaatttcaTAGGATGCCTGCAACCTTGACAAGAAAACGCTTTTCAAAATAATCAGATTTTGTCAAATAGGGAATTAATGACATTTTGCAACTAATTCTATACCGTTTGCAATTAATGTCTTTTCATAGATTCTTTACCATTTGGTATGGGTATGCGGCCAGGTTTCTGGCCATCTTTACGAATGAAATTACATTTACTTGATAAAAAAATTAGTAGCTTGTATAATTTCAGGGCcttacttttttgttttactcTGGAATAAGAAAAGTTTCGATATGATTTTGTCCGTCCGGCAGGGGTTGTAAACTTGTAATACTGTATACTGAACTTATGTATTAGTCTATTGTGAGTATTTGGAAGTCCTATTTCATAGTTTTGAGAACTTATTCTCCCTCAGAAGGTTCTAAAGACTTTCATAGGACATTGATAAAGACTTAATTGAATATTGTATCATTCATATTGTTGTATCATTCATTTGCTTTTGGGCTGATTTTTTCTGGTTGATTGGTCTAATTTTTTGCAGTTATTCTATAACAGCACGTGCAAGATGGAAGGAAGGAATGACATTCCTTGGAACACATTTGATAACCATCAGGCTTACCCTGCAGCACATATTGCCCCGAGTCCTATGCCACCGCCACCCAGACCTCCTCCCATACTTCTGCAAATGCCTCCGCCCATGCCTCATGTTGATATGCAACATGTTGAAATCCATATACTTTTGGATGAAAACCGGAGATTGGTTGAAGATCGAACTTCCCTGCAACATGAACTAGGTGCTGCTAGGGAGGAACTTCGTCACATGAAGGCTCAGCATGAAATCGAATGTATGAAACTCATGGGAAGGGGTTTGGAGCTGATAAACGAACTCGCAGCTACTATACCTCTTCAAAATGAGATTAATCACCTCCGTAATGAAGTTACGAGGCTTTTTACCATTAAACAAGATCTCTCTAGCCAGGTAGAGACACTCACAGAGGACCTTGCCAGGCTGCAAGTTGAAAACGAACAGATACTTTCTTTAAGGGCTGAGATAGATGGACTGCATCGACAACTTTTGTGTGCTAGGTATATTCTATATTATTTTGAGTCCTGATGCTTCTGTAAATTTGATTAACATGGAagatttttacttttcaaaCCTGCGATGTGGCTATCAAGAGGTAATATTAAGTTTGTCTTATGACATCTAGGACTGCTGCTGAGTATGAAAATAAAGCTAAAATGGAACTGATGGATCAGATACAGACAATTAAAAaaggtttgttttcaaaagatttaaaTGGAAATCCTTTTTATTTGTCTCATTATTTAGGCCCTGTTTGGGTTATCTATTTGTATAGGTGGTTAGTCTTTAAAATTCTTCTCCTCTTGTCAATTCCCGCTTCTCGTCGTCTAATTCATTTAGCTGAATGCATAATTAATTTGATGCTTCTATTGAAGGTCTTGAGAAAGCATCCACGATCCAGCAAAGAGATATAGATCCATTCTGCAGGGGACTGGATGTAATTCAGCGTCTTCAGTCTGTCTCGGAGAAGATAGCTGTATTTTGTTCTGAAATTATACAGCAGCTCAACTATGGTTTAGTTCGTTGCCAAGTCTTGTTTTTGGTACCTACTCATGAACGTGCACAGCAGATTGAGAATCTCATGCGAGCTCTTGGCAGCCACCTTGGAGTAAAGATCCATGCTAGTGTAGGTGCTACTAGCGTCGAGGAGGATAAGCATATTATATTAGCTGGTGTTCATCTCATTGTTGGTACACCTGGGCGTGTATTGGACATGTTGCGGAGACGAAAACCAGCTCTCCGTCCTAATCATATTAGAATGTTTGTGCTAGACGAGGCTAATGAAATGCTTTCAATGGCATTTGATGAACAGGTAGTTTATTTTACAGTTGTATTTTACGATCAGTTTTCGTCTTTTCGACTATATATGCTTTCTGAACATGTTTAGGTCTGAGGGTGGCAGGGTATTCCCAATTTTGGAGTATCTCTTTTATTAAATCTCTTGAATAACCAGTGTAGAAGATGTGAAATTAAATGATGTCAACATGGAAGATGTGAAATTAAATGATGTCAACATGTGCTTTTTCTCGTTCCATTAACCGCAGTTGGGATTAGAAATAGAAGTTTCAATGTTATGTACAATGTTGGCGGCACAACATTTGGTCATCCATCTGCATCATATTCAGTTAGTTGCTAAAGCTATGGACAAACAAGTTTAGTGCATTTTCTCCTCCTGTAGACCCCTGTATCAATCCCCACCCCGTTCAATTGTTGAGTTGCTGCTTCTCATGGAATGTTCTATACATAGTCATATCTTTCCCCTACATTTGGCAATTCACAATCTCATCCTACATTTGGCACTTCACAAATTCATAGTTTTGTTTTTTTACCTTTATTGGCAGATATATGACATTTTGCAGTTTTTGCCTGCCAAAGTTCAAGTAGTGCCTATTTATGACACCATGCCGGCAGATGTCCTTGAAATCACGAGGAAGTTCATGAATAAGCCAGTGAAAATCTTGGTCAAATTTGATGAACCGACTCTTGAGTATTAAGTTCCTTTTTCCCCGCACGAGGAGACAACCACACTATTGGTTTAGCTTGTTTAGATACAGAGATTTGCGAAGGAAATATGTCATCAATTTTCTTAGTCTAATATCTTATTTACTTGCATATAAGTTCAGTAGGTAGAAACTTCTTTTCAATCAAATTTTTGTTTCACTCTTTCCATATATGTCACATAATGAGAGGTTCTACAATGTGTTCATTGACGAATAAATGTTGTTGATTTGTGAAAAGCCTTTTTGTGTTTGTGGTGTAGATAGCtagatatatatttatgggaaGTTCGACTTCCTTAATGATCTAATCTTTTTCTGGGCTGGAATCTTTTGGTTATTGCGAACACAAATGAGGTATTTGCGCTTTTGCATGATGATGCAAGGGAAAAACTTACCCGCACTGGGCGTATACACCCAACTCAGTTAAGTTAACCATAGATAATAAACTAAGGCTTAAACTCctattttttaataaagtaaaaaatttaaaacaagtaGC
Coding sequences within it:
- the LOC132058064 gene encoding cytochrome P450 90D2; the protein is MDSTLWSLVMIFLIVLAIIIIFHRKFIISRRMKRSSSSSSCYRRNMISLPLGNLGWPFIGETLEFISCAYSHSPESFMDKRRHIYGKVFKSHIFGSPTIISTDAEVSRGILQSDAKTFVPFYPKSLTELLGKSSILLINGSLQRRIHGLIGAFFKSPHVKARITHDMQKYVQQSMANWQENCPVYIQHQAKNIAFQVLVKALIGIDPGDKLELLKIQFQEFIAGLMSLPINVPGSRLYRSLQAKKRMVKLIQNIIQEKRDKNNVSTENEDVADVLLNDTSEELTDELISDNMIDLMIPGEDSVPVLITLAVKYLSDSPAALQQLTEENLKLKKLKEKQGETLVWSDYLSLPFTQNVISETLRMGNIIIGVMRKAVKDVEIKGYLIPKGWCTLTYFRSVHLDDNLYDFPYQFNPWRWQNKDTNNCNFTPFGGGQRLCPGLDLARLEASIFLHHFTTQIRWVAEEDSIINFPTVRMKRGMPVWIKRREQ
- the LOC132058607 gene encoding eukaryotic initiation factor 4A-11-like encodes the protein MEGRNDIPWNTFDNHQAYPAAHIAPSPMPPPPRPPPILLQMPPPMPHVDMQHVEIHILLDENRRLVEDRTSLQHELGAAREELRHMKAQHEIECMKLMGRGLELINELAATIPLQNEINHLRNEVTRLFTIKQDLSSQVETLTEDLARLQVENEQILSLRAEIDGLHRQLLCARTAAEYENKAKMELMDQIQTIKKGLEKASTIQQRDIDPFCRGLDVIQRLQSVSEKIAVFCSEIIQQLNYGLVRCQVLFLVPTHERAQQIENLMRALGSHLGVKIHASVGATSVEEDKHIILAGVHLIVGTPGRVLDMLRRRKPALRPNHIRMFVLDEANEMLSMAFDEQIYDILQFLPAKVQVVPIYDTMPADVLEITRKFMNKPVKILVKFDEPTLEY